One Leucoraja erinacea ecotype New England chromosome 3, Leri_hhj_1, whole genome shotgun sequence genomic window carries:
- the LOC129694673 gene encoding LOW QUALITY PROTEIN: proteinase-activated receptor 1-like (The sequence of the model RefSeq protein was modified relative to this genomic sequence to represent the inferred CDS: deleted 1 base in 1 codon) encodes MSRTELLVIWMVLAAVGTAQQSERNSSSRNKIVPKTFGGFRYHNIHVGNSSQNSTHVPASRRGNPGNHSLSWQRNEIVEVKVSDVARQYLTGLGTTVVIPFIYSFVFTASLPLNLLAILVFIFKIGLANPTAIYMMNLAAADLLFVLLLPLKISYHFSGNDWGLGPFVCRLVTGGFYTYMYSSVLLMTCISVDRYLAVVYPIKSASWRGRRRAAGLCLVAWLLSICSALPLFLTQQSVYVTDLNITTCHDVLPLSVLRTYSLYYFPSLCILFVIPLVVTTACYMKIISTLRSASAVNPYGKRHAFFVAIIVLCVFLVCFAPTNIVLLIHSLHFSPGQSDTLYFVYMLCVCLGSVSCCFDPLIYYYASSSFQNQLHHLLNSREDESIQVKELINRPGTPTPHL; translated from the exons ATGTCCCGGACagagttgctggtgatatggatggtTCTGGCTGCCGTGGGCACCGCTCAACAGTCCG AGAGGAACTCGAGTTCCCGAAACAAAATCGTTCCCAAAACCTTTGGAGGATTCCGGTATCACAATATCCACGTCGGCAACAGTTCCCAGAACAGCACGCACGTGCCTGCATCGAGACGGGGCAATCCTGGAAATCACTCCCTCAGCTGGCAGAGAAATGAAATAGTCGAAGTGAAAGTTTCGGACGTGGCAAGGCAATACCTGACGGGTTTGGGTACCACAGTAGTCATTCCTTTTATCTACAGCTTTGTGTTCACTGCAAGCCTGCCTCTTAACTTGCTGGCAATCCTGGTGTTCATCTTCAAAATAGGCCTCGCCAATCCGACTGCGATCTACATGATGAACTTAGCAGCGGCCGACCTGCTG TTTGTGCTGCTCCTTCCGCTGAAGATTTCCTACCACTTCTCTGGCAACGACTGGGGGCTCGGCCCCTTTGTGTGCCGGCTGGTCACCGGTGGGTTTTACACCTACATGTACAGCTCGGTGCTACTGATGACGTGCATCAGCGTGGACCGGTATCTCGCCGTGGTTTACCCCATCAAATCGGCCTCCTGGAGGGGCCGCCGGCGCGCGGCGGGGCTTTGTCTCGTGGCGTGGCTCCTCTCCATTTGTAGCGCTCTGCCTCTCTTCTTAACCCAACAAAGTGTGTACGTCACCGACCTCAACATCACAACCTGCCACGATGTGCTGCCTCTCTCTGTCCTGCGCACCTACTCCCTCTACTACTTTCCCAGTTTGTGTATTCTTTTTGTCATTCCTCTGGTCGTCACCACGGCCTGTTACATGAAAATTATCTCAACACTCCGCTCAGCCAGTGCAGTCAACCCGTACGGGAAGAGACATGCCTTCTTCGTAGCTATCATTGTACTTTGTGTGTTTCTTGTCTGTTTTGCACCGACCAATATCGTATTACTGATACactctctccatttttctcctggACAAAGTGATACCCTTTATTTTGTCTACATGCTGTGCGTGTGCCTAGGTAGTGTGAGCTGTTGTTTTGATCCATTGATATATTATTATGCATCATCCTCGTTTCAAAACCAGCTACATCACCTTTTGAATTCTAGGGAGGATGAAAGTATTCAGGTTAAAGAACTGATTAATAGACCGGGGACTCCCACTCCCCATCTGTGA